In Symmachiella dynata, the following are encoded in one genomic region:
- a CDS encoding FG-GAP repeat domain-containing protein, with protein MRLLLFIGMTFLSAGSAYADDVWRRHTIDDSSRGADGVRLTDINGDGLLDITTGWEEGGIVRVYHHPGYAKARGKWPAVTIGQVAAPEDAVFADLDNDGAVDVISACEGKTRTIFVHWAPSDTNDNLNASAWSTAAIPVTQNRAQWMFCVPAQVDGKHGVDLIVGSKGKQGLIGWLQAPKDPRQLDQWKLHTICPAGWIMSLIWTDIDGDGNTDILASDRRGAGRGCFWLKHPGSDGPLTKPWTKHPIGTGNREVMFLDDADVDGDGLSDVVVPNKPGQILWHRRQPGKQVAWETSQIPFPKNVGTGKSTAIADINNDGRADIVLSFENAKNVSGIVWMEQHQTDAGEITWKQHTLSGPTGTKFDLIQTSDIDGDGDLDVMTCEEREDLGVIWYENPGQ; from the coding sequence ATGCGACTCCTACTCTTTATCGGCATGACATTTCTCAGCGCCGGTAGCGCCTATGCCGACGACGTTTGGCGGCGTCATACGATCGATGATTCCTCCCGCGGCGCTGACGGTGTACGACTGACTGACATCAACGGCGACGGCCTGCTCGACATCACGACCGGTTGGGAAGAAGGGGGTATCGTCCGTGTTTATCATCATCCCGGGTATGCAAAGGCACGGGGCAAATGGCCCGCCGTCACCATCGGCCAAGTCGCCGCTCCGGAAGACGCCGTCTTCGCCGATCTCGACAACGACGGCGCCGTCGACGTCATCAGTGCCTGCGAAGGCAAAACACGGACCATCTTTGTGCATTGGGCACCGAGCGATACGAACGATAACCTCAATGCATCCGCCTGGAGCACCGCCGCCATTCCCGTGACGCAAAACCGCGCACAGTGGATGTTTTGTGTCCCCGCCCAAGTCGACGGCAAGCATGGTGTGGATCTCATCGTCGGTTCCAAAGGCAAGCAGGGTCTGATCGGTTGGCTACAAGCCCCAAAAGATCCGCGGCAATTGGACCAATGGAAACTACACACAATCTGCCCCGCCGGTTGGATCATGTCGCTAATCTGGACCGACATCGACGGCGATGGCAACACAGACATCCTCGCCAGCGACCGCCGCGGAGCAGGGCGGGGCTGCTTTTGGTTAAAGCACCCCGGTAGCGATGGCCCTCTGACCAAACCGTGGACGAAACACCCCATCGGCACCGGCAACCGCGAGGTGATGTTTCTGGATGACGCCGATGTCGATGGAGACGGCCTCAGCGATGTTGTTGTTCCCAATAAGCCCGGACAAATCCTCTGGCACCGCCGCCAACCAGGAAAGCAAGTCGCCTGGGAAACCTCACAAATTCCGTTCCCCAAAAATGTCGGCACCGGAAAATCCACCGCCATCGCCGACATCAATAACGACGGCCGCGCCGATATTGTGTTGTCCTTTGAAAACGCCAAGAACGTCTCCGGCATCGTCTGGATGGAGCAACACCAAACCGACGCCGGCGAAATCACCTGGAAACAACATACCCTGAGCGGCCCGACCGGCACGAAGTTCGATCTGATTCAAACAAGCGACATCGATGGCGACGGCGACCTGGATGTCATGACCTGCGAGGAGCGGGAGGACCTCGGCGTGATCTGGTACGAGAACCCCGGTCAGTAG
- a CDS encoding biotin/lipoyl-containing protein — protein sequence MCTAFRDGFQSVYGARVLTEDFLPAVEATRDAGISYFEAGGGARFQSLYFYCNQDAFDMMDQFRAVTGPDANLQTLARGVNVVGLESQSSDIIKLHAELFKKHGITTIRNFDALNDVQNLVYSGQCIVDAGLKHQICVTLMELPPGCSGAHDAAFYANRLQQILDAEIPFDSICFKDASGTAVPSKVHETIKAARKMLPPETYIHFHTHETAGISVQSNIAALDAGANAIDLSMAPCSGGTCQPDILVMWHALRGSEYTLDIDIDKVREAEEVFKDCMSDYFLPPEATTVEPLIPWSPMPGGALTANTQMMRDNGIIDKYPDLIKAMSDVVRRGGFGTSVTPVSQFYVQQALNNVMGEPWARIAPSYGKMVLGYLGKTPVPPDPEIVKIASEQLGLEPTTRSPLEMNNEDPEKGIAVAQKVLEAEKLPTTDENIFIAATCAEKGIAYLKGEATVGVRKVDPTQSTATAAAATPGKPASYNVTVNGETFALTVDGNNATVNGRSYQVSLQASDAPAAATAGAPAGGAQVDVNASMPGVVLRIPVQVGDAVNEGDVLVVLEAMKMEINATAPSAGTVASIVVAQGDHIANGQKLATIS from the coding sequence ATGTGTACCGCGTTCCGGGATGGATTTCAGTCCGTCTACGGTGCCCGCGTTTTGACCGAAGATTTCCTGCCCGCGGTGGAAGCCACACGCGACGCCGGCATCAGCTATTTCGAGGCGGGGGGCGGAGCGCGATTCCAGTCGTTGTATTTTTATTGCAACCAAGACGCCTTCGACATGATGGACCAGTTTCGGGCCGTGACTGGGCCTGACGCCAATCTGCAGACGTTGGCGCGGGGCGTGAATGTTGTCGGCTTGGAGTCGCAGTCCAGCGACATCATCAAATTGCACGCGGAGTTGTTCAAAAAGCACGGCATCACCACGATCCGCAATTTCGACGCGCTCAACGATGTGCAAAACCTTGTTTACAGCGGGCAGTGCATTGTCGATGCCGGTTTGAAGCATCAAATCTGTGTCACGCTCATGGAACTCCCTCCGGGGTGCAGCGGCGCGCATGATGCGGCGTTTTATGCGAATCGTCTACAGCAGATACTAGATGCTGAAATTCCGTTTGATTCGATTTGTTTCAAAGATGCATCCGGAACAGCGGTACCCTCCAAGGTTCATGAAACGATCAAAGCCGCGCGGAAAATGCTCCCGCCGGAAACGTACATACATTTCCACACGCACGAAACCGCGGGAATTTCGGTGCAGTCGAACATCGCCGCATTGGACGCCGGCGCCAATGCCATCGACCTGTCGATGGCCCCTTGCTCCGGGGGGACCTGTCAGCCCGATATTCTGGTGATGTGGCACGCACTCCGCGGTTCAGAGTACACGCTCGATATCGACATCGACAAGGTGCGCGAGGCTGAAGAGGTCTTCAAGGATTGCATGAGCGATTACTTCCTGCCTCCCGAAGCCACCACGGTCGAACCGCTGATCCCCTGGAGCCCCATGCCGGGGGGAGCTTTGACCGCCAATACACAAATGATGCGCGACAACGGGATTATCGATAAGTATCCCGATTTGATCAAAGCCATGAGTGACGTTGTCCGCCGCGGCGGGTTCGGAACATCCGTGACACCCGTGTCGCAGTTCTATGTCCAACAGGCGCTCAATAACGTCATGGGGGAACCGTGGGCGCGCATTGCGCCATCGTACGGAAAAATGGTGCTGGGTTATCTTGGGAAAACCCCCGTTCCGCCCGATCCTGAGATTGTCAAAATCGCGTCGGAACAACTTGGCTTGGAACCGACCACACGTTCGCCGCTCGAGATGAACAATGAGGATCCCGAAAAAGGCATTGCAGTCGCCCAAAAGGTGCTCGAAGCAGAAAAGCTGCCGACCACCGACGAGAATATTTTCATTGCTGCGACCTGCGCTGAAAAGGGAATCGCGTATCTGAAAGGAGAGGCGACTGTCGGAGTGCGAAAAGTCGACCCCACGCAGTCCACCGCAACAGCGGCGGCCGCCACGCCGGGCAAACCTGCTAGTTACAATGTAACTGTGAATGGCGAAACGTTTGCTTTGACCGTCGATGGCAACAACGCCACCGTCAATGGCCGCTCCTATCAAGTCTCCCTACAAGCATCCGACGCCCCAGCGGCCGCCACTGCGGGAGCACCGGCTGGAGGCGCGCAAGTCGACGTCAATGCCTCAATGCCGGGCGTGGTGCTCAGGATTCCCGTCCAGGTTGGCGACGCTGTGAACGAAGGGGATGTCCTGGTCGTCTTGGAAGCGATGAAAATGGAGATCAACGCGACCGCGCCCTCTGCAGGAACAGTCGCCAGCATCGTCGTTGCCCAAGGGGACCACATCGCCAATGGCCAAAAATTGGCGACGATTTCATAA
- a CDS encoding sodium ion-translocating decarboxylase subunit beta: MEIFNQFLQSTGFVNLTLGNAVMIFIGIVFITLAIVKDYEPLLLVPIGMGIVVGNIPPVEGMPLGVYDEGSVLSYIYFGVKQGVFPPLIFLGIGAMTDFSTMLSNPKLVLLGAAAQFGVFLTLLGALYLGFTPQQSGAIGIIGGADGPTAIFLSAKLAPELLGAISIAAYSYMALVPVIQPPIMRLLTTSNERKIRMQSTRDVTKREKIIFPIVAFLICALLAPGAIVLIGMLFFGNLLKESCVTDRLAQSARTSMIDIVTILLGFSVGASTQAQTFLKGESLLIFALGATAFGVATACGVLFAKFMNLFLHHKINPLIGAAGVSAVPDSARVAQMVGLEEGTDNHLLMHAMAPNVAGVLGSAVAAGVLWSVL, encoded by the coding sequence ATGGAGATTTTCAATCAGTTTTTGCAGTCGACCGGGTTCGTGAATCTTACGCTCGGCAATGCTGTCATGATCTTTATCGGGATCGTGTTTATCACGTTGGCGATCGTTAAAGACTACGAACCGTTATTGCTCGTCCCGATCGGCATGGGAATTGTGGTTGGGAACATTCCACCGGTCGAAGGCATGCCTTTGGGGGTTTATGACGAGGGGAGCGTGCTCAGCTACATCTATTTTGGGGTGAAGCAAGGAGTCTTTCCTCCGCTCATCTTTCTCGGCATCGGGGCAATGACCGACTTTTCCACGATGCTTTCCAATCCCAAACTTGTGCTCTTAGGCGCCGCTGCTCAATTTGGCGTGTTTTTAACATTGTTGGGCGCACTCTACTTGGGGTTTACGCCGCAACAATCAGGAGCAATTGGAATTATTGGAGGGGCGGACGGCCCGACGGCGATTTTCTTGTCCGCCAAACTCGCGCCGGAGTTACTGGGAGCGATCTCGATTGCCGCCTATTCCTACATGGCGCTCGTGCCGGTGATTCAACCGCCCATCATGCGGCTGCTGACGACCTCTAACGAACGCAAGATTCGCATGCAGTCGACACGCGACGTGACGAAGCGAGAGAAAATCATCTTTCCCATTGTCGCGTTCTTAATCTGTGCATTGCTGGCGCCGGGAGCGATTGTGTTAATCGGCATGTTGTTTTTTGGGAACCTGCTCAAAGAGAGTTGCGTGACCGACCGTCTGGCACAAAGCGCCCGGACGTCGATGATCGATATCGTGACCATCTTGCTCGGATTTTCCGTCGGTGCCAGCACGCAAGCTCAAACGTTTCTCAAAGGGGAGTCGTTACTGATCTTCGCGTTGGGAGCGACGGCCTTTGGCGTAGCGACCGCTTGTGGGGTGTTATTCGCCAAATTCATGAACCTGTTCTTGCATCATAAAATCAATCCCTTGATCGGTGCTGCGGGGGTCTCGGCTGTGCCCGACTCAGCCCGTGTGGCCCAAATGGTCGGTTTGGAAGAAGGGACCGACAATCACCTGTTGATGCACGCCATGGCGCCCAATGTGGCCGGCGTGCTCGGATCGGCCGTTGCCGCTGGCGTGCTGTGGTCTGTCTTGTGA
- a CDS encoding alpha-keto acid decarboxylase family protein, protein MSTKMATKPRKNANEETLPTIGGYLIRRLQDYGLKHIFGIPGDFVLQFYNLLEESPIEVIGATREDCAGFAADAYARVNGLGAVCVTYCVGGLSTCNSVAGAYAEKSPLIVISGAPGMEERVSDPLLHHRVKDFNTQHEVFDKITIASATLEDPLTAFREIDRCLAAAVRYKRPVYLELPRDRVQTQALFPHEPQEDKLSSHKQALTEALAEAERMINGCKRPVIIAGVEMHRFGLQQEVVKLAEKNKIPMCATLLGKSVVSETHPLYLGIYEGAMGRDGVRKFVEESDCVILLGTFMTDINLGIYTAHIDPGQCIYITSEGLRIRHHHYRDVQLKDFVKGLVKTDLKPPKREIPDSVRPVAKKFELQPENKITQQRLFARINELLDDNMVVVADIGDSLFGASDLTIYRRSEFLSPAYYTSMGFAVPAALGVQCANRKLRPLVIVGDGAFQMTCLELSTTLKHGFNPIVLVLNNKGYGTERFLHEGPFNDIPNWAYHRMSDLLGGGWGFEVHTEGDLDKALHAALANKDAFSLLNIHLEKTDVSPALTRLAERLSKRI, encoded by the coding sequence ATGTCGACGAAGATGGCGACGAAACCCCGCAAAAATGCCAACGAAGAAACCTTGCCGACGATCGGCGGGTATTTGATACGGCGACTGCAGGATTACGGGCTGAAGCACATTTTTGGCATTCCAGGCGACTTTGTGCTGCAGTTTTATAACTTGTTGGAGGAAAGCCCGATTGAGGTGATCGGTGCGACACGCGAAGACTGCGCCGGATTCGCTGCCGATGCCTATGCACGCGTCAACGGACTGGGCGCTGTTTGCGTGACCTATTGCGTGGGGGGCTTGAGTACATGCAATTCGGTGGCGGGTGCCTATGCCGAAAAATCGCCGTTGATTGTCATTAGCGGTGCGCCGGGCATGGAAGAACGTGTCTCCGATCCCCTGCTGCATCACCGCGTCAAGGATTTCAATACGCAGCATGAAGTCTTCGACAAGATCACAATCGCGTCGGCGACATTGGAAGACCCGTTGACGGCGTTTCGCGAGATCGACCGCTGTTTAGCGGCAGCGGTCCGTTATAAGCGTCCGGTTTATCTCGAACTCCCCCGCGACCGCGTCCAGACTCAGGCACTCTTTCCTCACGAACCGCAGGAAGACAAACTGAGCAGCCACAAGCAGGCACTGACGGAGGCATTGGCTGAAGCGGAGAGGATGATCAACGGTTGCAAGCGTCCGGTGATCATTGCGGGTGTTGAGATGCATCGCTTTGGCTTGCAGCAAGAAGTCGTGAAGTTGGCTGAGAAAAACAAGATTCCGATGTGCGCCACGCTGCTCGGAAAATCAGTCGTCAGCGAAACGCATCCGCTTTATCTCGGAATCTATGAAGGAGCCATGGGCCGGGACGGAGTGCGAAAGTTCGTCGAAGAGAGCGACTGTGTGATTCTGCTCGGGACGTTCATGACGGATATCAATCTGGGAATTTATACCGCGCATATTGATCCGGGACAGTGCATTTACATCACCAGCGAAGGGCTGCGGATTCGGCACCATCATTATCGCGACGTGCAGCTCAAGGATTTTGTCAAAGGGCTGGTCAAAACCGATTTGAAGCCACCGAAGCGCGAGATTCCCGACTCGGTCCGACCGGTCGCAAAGAAATTTGAGTTGCAGCCGGAGAATAAAATTACGCAGCAACGGCTATTCGCGCGGATCAATGAATTGCTGGATGACAATATGGTCGTGGTGGCCGACATTGGCGATTCGCTGTTCGGGGCGTCCGATTTGACCATCTATCGCCGCAGTGAGTTCCTCAGCCCGGCGTATTACACGTCAATGGGCTTTGCGGTTCCGGCCGCCCTGGGCGTGCAATGTGCCAATCGTAAGTTGCGGCCGTTGGTGATTGTCGGCGACGGGGCTTTTCAGATGACCTGTTTGGAACTCTCCACGACGTTGAAACATGGTTTCAACCCGATCGTGTTGGTGCTGAACAACAAGGGTTATGGGACCGAGCGGTTCTTGCACGAAGGCCCGTTCAACGATATTCCAAACTGGGCCTATCACCGCATGTCGGACCTGTTGGGCGGCGGCTGGGGATTCGAGGTGCATACCGAAGGCGATTTGGACAAGGCGCTGCACGCGGCGTTGGCAAACAAAGATGCGTTCAGTCTGCTGAACATTCACCTGGAAAAAACCGACGTCAGCCCGGCTTTGACGCGGTTGGCGGAGCGGTTGTCGAAGCGGATTTAA
- a CDS encoding OadG family protein gives MDFVQFYALAAKTEALQDPAKRGLNNIVHGDFNGFLVAATGLLIVFLALTLISVFISLLPKILDALAFMLPAEHEHHSYAPAARQTSDNEKIAAAVGFVLHEIHSKQP, from the coding sequence ATGGATTTTGTGCAATTTTATGCGCTGGCGGCAAAGACCGAGGCGTTGCAAGATCCCGCCAAGCGGGGATTAAACAATATCGTTCACGGCGATTTTAACGGCTTCTTGGTTGCCGCGACCGGATTGTTGATCGTCTTTTTGGCGTTGACGCTCATCTCAGTATTTATCTCATTGTTGCCAAAAATTCTTGACGCATTGGCCTTCATGCTCCCGGCCGAGCACGAGCATCATTCTTATGCGCCGGCTGCGCGGCAGACGTCCGACAATGAGAAAATCGCTGCAGCCGTGGGGTTCGTCTTGCACGAGATCCACTCAAAGCAGCCATAG
- a CDS encoding VWA domain-containing protein — translation MSPLQKTMEWLLEIPPAGAGQGTSWRYRSDFPWPDWVLLLFAVAAVAVVILVYRRDATGASRWMRGLLVAMRLGAIFLLLFMLSSAFLSVDRTGLPYAVVILDNSGSMTAADPYQDDDLRSTARTLLDAADYEEVTPLNVGKAILLRDEGAFLKRLLQRHKLRIYKLAGAATKVAECITPEDVDEVLPQLRDLEAEGDRTQLGQGLRSVLNDLRGAPPTAIILLSDGITTEGEKLSAAATFARRKGVPIFALGLGDAQPVRDLEITDVQVDDVAFVNDPITFLYTLSARGYAGKTVSVTLRDESTGDALTTERIKLDADERTQKLELTYTPPEVGEFQYVVDVQLLPKEANTENNRQVRGVSVRKEKIRVLLADSLPRYEFRFLKTLLEREKTVELKTVLQDADAEYADEDRTALQNFPVNEEDLFSYDVILFGDMDLAFLTERTQQELQEFVNKKSGGLLMIAGTQHNPIGYRGTPLEDLLPVQVSDAVRKDNPSLIGDGFRPVVTLDGRKGTSIFRLTDNERDDEQVWRDLPPFMWAFESVRLKRGAVAFAVHPQTDSGNEEIPIIAMHRFGGGKVIFHATDETWRWRYRVGDLYFGRYWVQVIRYLSRSKLLGRDRGAELTVDRKEYMRGTPVQFRVNFLDDRLISASETAVTVVVQQHGGPRRQVDLKRLPQAPTIFEGTFANPVEGTYHAFIASPTFENAPPSVDFRVTSPMGEMRTVKMDVPELTQAAKITGGAYHTLLETDDVLAAVPRGNPVPLETEAPKQLWNFWLTFALFVGLLCGEWILRKRLRLV, via the coding sequence ATGTCCCCGCTGCAAAAGACCATGGAATGGCTGCTTGAGATCCCCCCCGCAGGGGCGGGGCAGGGGACGTCGTGGAGATATCGTAGTGACTTTCCTTGGCCCGATTGGGTGTTGTTGCTGTTCGCTGTGGCCGCTGTTGCCGTGGTGATCCTGGTTTATCGCCGCGATGCCACCGGAGCTTCGCGGTGGATGCGGGGGCTGTTGGTCGCGATGCGGCTGGGCGCTATTTTTCTGTTGCTGTTCATGCTGAGCAGCGCGTTTCTGTCGGTCGATCGCACCGGCTTGCCGTATGCCGTGGTGATTTTGGACAACTCCGGTAGTATGACGGCGGCGGACCCGTACCAGGATGACGACCTACGTTCCACCGCACGCACGCTATTAGACGCCGCTGACTACGAAGAAGTCACGCCGCTGAATGTCGGTAAAGCGATTTTGCTGCGTGACGAAGGGGCTTTTCTTAAGCGCTTGTTGCAGCGGCATAAATTACGGATTTATAAATTGGCTGGGGCTGCCACCAAGGTCGCCGAATGCATCACACCCGAGGATGTCGACGAAGTCCTACCGCAATTGCGGGACTTGGAAGCCGAAGGAGACCGGACGCAATTGGGGCAGGGGCTAAGGTCGGTGTTGAACGATCTGCGCGGCGCGCCACCCACGGCCATCATTTTGCTCTCCGACGGCATCACGACCGAAGGGGAAAAACTCTCCGCCGCAGCGACTTTCGCCCGCCGCAAGGGAGTGCCGATTTTCGCGCTGGGACTGGGGGACGCGCAACCGGTTCGCGACTTGGAAATCACCGACGTCCAGGTTGACGACGTCGCGTTCGTCAATGATCCCATCACCTTTTTATATACATTGAGTGCGCGGGGCTACGCCGGGAAAACCGTGTCGGTCACACTTCGAGACGAATCGACCGGAGACGCGCTGACGACCGAGCGGATTAAACTCGATGCCGACGAACGCACCCAGAAATTGGAATTGACCTACACGCCGCCCGAAGTTGGTGAGTTTCAATATGTGGTCGACGTGCAGTTGCTTCCCAAAGAGGCCAACACCGAGAACAACCGCCAAGTCCGTGGCGTGAGCGTTCGCAAAGAAAAAATCCGCGTGCTCCTGGCCGATTCCCTGCCGCGTTATGAATTCCGCTTTTTGAAAACCTTGCTAGAGCGGGAAAAGACGGTCGAATTAAAGACTGTTCTGCAAGACGCCGATGCGGAGTATGCGGACGAGGATCGGACCGCCCTGCAAAATTTTCCCGTCAACGAAGAGGACCTGTTCTCCTACGATGTGATCTTGTTTGGCGACATGGACTTGGCGTTTCTCACGGAAAGAACGCAGCAGGAACTGCAGGAATTCGTCAACAAAAAAAGTGGTGGGCTGTTGATGATCGCCGGGACGCAGCACAACCCGATCGGTTACCGGGGGACGCCGCTAGAAGACCTGTTGCCGGTACAAGTCTCCGACGCGGTCCGCAAAGACAACCCATCCCTCATCGGCGACGGCTTTCGACCCGTGGTGACGCTTGATGGCCGCAAAGGAACATCGATTTTCCGTCTGACCGATAACGAACGCGACGACGAACAGGTCTGGAGAGATTTGCCGCCGTTCATGTGGGCGTTCGAGTCCGTCCGGCTGAAGCGCGGCGCGGTCGCATTTGCCGTGCATCCCCAAACGGATTCCGGCAACGAGGAGATCCCCATCATCGCCATGCACCGTTTCGGCGGCGGCAAGGTGATTTTTCATGCCACCGATGAAACATGGCGTTGGCGGTACCGTGTGGGGGATTTGTATTTTGGCCGGTATTGGGTCCAGGTCATTCGCTACCTCAGCCGATCCAAATTGCTCGGCCGAGATCGTGGTGCGGAGTTGACGGTTGATCGCAAGGAATATATGCGCGGCACACCGGTTCAGTTTCGTGTGAATTTTCTCGACGACCGTTTGATTTCCGCCTCAGAGACCGCCGTGACAGTGGTCGTGCAACAGCACGGAGGGCCCCGGCGACAGGTGGACCTCAAGCGATTGCCTCAGGCGCCGACCATTTTTGAAGGGACCTTCGCGAATCCCGTTGAAGGGACCTATCACGCATTCATTGCCTCACCCACGTTTGAAAACGCACCCCCTAGCGTCGATTTTCGCGTCACCTCGCCGATGGGCGAAATGCGTACCGTCAAAATGGACGTCCCCGAATTGACTCAGGCTGCCAAGATCACCGGCGGCGCGTACCATACATTGTTGGAAACCGACGACGTTTTGGCGGCTGTTCCGCGCGGTAATCCCGTTCCTTTGGAAACCGAAGCTCCCAAACAACTTTGGAATTTCTGGCTCACGTTTGCTCTGTTTGTCGGCTTGTTGTGCGGGGAATGGATTTTGCGGAAACGGCTGCGACTGGTATGA
- a CDS encoding penicillin acylase family protein: MRFRLCIFVAALLVTHLVEIGIAAERTVTIHRDKWGVPHIYGATAAEGAYGLGYAQAQDRLKDIHISLRTGLGTMSEAFGKKYLEQDYIMRLCRNAELAEESWKTLPPHLKEIAENFTAGVQAYSDEHPEAVPEFAVELEPWKIQTIGRAMILRWPLGTIQDDLKNGKKREQPAQRSNQWAVSPSRSADNVAILLSDPHLTWEGLAVMYEARVHAGDLHMNGYFLIGSPVMGIGHNQHVGWALTTGGPDTSDVYEMNVRVNPLLEYEYDGKWRKCETTVFPIAVKGQTPAIRPAVYTHLGPLITPPDLKTGKAFVGASPYLEQTGLFEQFYRMAMSKNVQEFYDAIGMCEFNEQNIMFADTNGDIGYVRSGATPIRPDGYDWNRPVPGNTSKTAWKGKHSIDDLVHIFNPPQGYMQNCNISPENMMVNSPLKPGDYKDYIYNVSWDTNNPRGLRTVQMLDADDSVTRDEAIAITMDVQDYFAPQWKQELELAVSAAGQEKMQDEEFARAVKAILAWDGRFTADKTATSLYKFWRIKCGQEMNLKPMIGGGHLGEEQQAQLLELLAETMAELKSKHGRWDVAWGEIHKVGREGQYFPVGGAEFRSGPKEANFSETLFDVNTHEDPALPGKYVAHNGSMAMILMFFHKDGIESLTCTPWGQSGDPTSPHFMDQGEHLYSKRKMKPTWWAEEDLKKNVESTTVLKIAAAPTSNE; encoded by the coding sequence ATGCGTTTTCGTCTGTGCATTTTCGTTGCTGCCTTGCTTGTGACTCACCTAGTCGAAATCGGCATCGCTGCTGAGCGCACGGTGACGATTCATCGCGATAAATGGGGCGTCCCGCATATCTATGGAGCCACAGCGGCCGAAGGGGCTTATGGACTGGGCTATGCACAGGCCCAAGATCGTTTGAAGGACATTCATATCAGCCTGCGGACTGGCTTGGGGACGATGTCTGAAGCGTTTGGGAAAAAGTATCTCGAACAAGACTACATTATGCGGCTGTGCCGCAATGCGGAGTTGGCCGAGGAATCCTGGAAGACGTTACCGCCGCATCTCAAAGAAATTGCCGAGAATTTCACGGCGGGAGTCCAAGCATATTCCGACGAGCATCCTGAGGCGGTCCCCGAATTCGCGGTCGAATTAGAACCTTGGAAGATCCAGACAATTGGCCGGGCCATGATTTTGCGGTGGCCATTAGGGACGATTCAGGACGATCTAAAAAACGGAAAAAAACGTGAGCAGCCCGCCCAGCGTTCCAACCAATGGGCGGTCTCCCCATCGCGCTCAGCGGACAACGTGGCGATTTTGCTGTCCGACCCGCACCTGACTTGGGAAGGGTTGGCGGTCATGTATGAAGCCCGCGTGCATGCGGGGGACTTGCACATGAACGGTTATTTCTTGATCGGCTCGCCGGTCATGGGGATCGGACACAACCAGCACGTCGGCTGGGCATTGACGACAGGGGGCCCCGATACGTCGGACGTTTATGAGATGAATGTCCGGGTGAACCCACTGCTGGAGTACGAATACGACGGCAAGTGGCGCAAATGCGAAACGACCGTTTTTCCGATCGCAGTCAAAGGCCAAACACCCGCCATCCGTCCCGCGGTCTATACACACCTCGGCCCATTGATCACCCCGCCGGACCTGAAAACCGGCAAGGCTTTTGTCGGTGCCTCGCCCTATCTTGAGCAGACCGGCCTGTTCGAACAATTTTATCGCATGGCGATGTCCAAGAACGTGCAAGAATTTTATGACGCCATCGGCATGTGTGAGTTCAACGAGCAAAACATCATGTTCGCCGACACGAACGGGGACATCGGGTATGTCCGTAGCGGAGCGACGCCGATTCGCCCCGATGGCTACGATTGGAATCGGCCTGTGCCGGGCAATACCTCGAAGACCGCTTGGAAAGGCAAACATTCCATCGACGATCTGGTGCACATTTTTAATCCGCCGCAAGGCTACATGCAAAACTGCAATATCAGTCCGGAAAACATGATGGTCAATTCACCACTCAAACCGGGCGATTATAAGGATTACATCTACAACGTATCGTGGGACACGAACAATCCCCGCGGATTACGGACCGTGCAAATGTTGGATGCGGACGATTCGGTGACCCGTGACGAAGCGATCGCGATCACGATGGATGTGCAGGACTATTTTGCCCCGCAATGGAAACAGGAACTGGAGTTAGCGGTCAGTGCCGCCGGGCAAGAGAAGATGCAGGACGAGGAATTCGCCAGGGCGGTCAAAGCGATTCTGGCTTGGGATGGCCGGTTCACGGCCGACAAAACGGCAACGTCGCTGTATAAATTCTGGCGGATTAAATGTGGTCAAGAAATGAACCTCAAGCCGATGATCGGCGGCGGTCATCTGGGCGAGGAACAACAGGCCCAACTCCTGGAATTGCTGGCGGAAACGATGGCGGAGTTGAAGTCGAAACATGGACGCTGGGATGTCGCCTGGGGCGAGATTCACAAAGTCGGCCGCGAAGGACAATACTTTCCCGTGGGAGGCGCGGAATTTCGTTCCGGGCCGAAAGAGGCGAACTTCTCTGAAACGCTGTTTGACGTGAACACACACGAAGACCCCGCCCTGCCCGGCAAGTACGTCGCCCACAACGGGTCGATGGCGATGATCTTGATGTTCTTTCACAAAGACGGCATCGAATCGCTGACCTGCACGCCGTGGGGCCAAAGCGGCGATCCAACTTCGCCGCACTTCATGGACCAGGGAGAACACCTGTATTCCAAACGGAAAATGAAGCCGACCTGGTGGGCCGAAGAAGACTTGAAGAAGAATGTCGAATCGACCACAGTCCTAAAAATCGCCGCTGCACCCACATCAAATGAGTAG